The Ziziphus jujuba cultivar Dongzao chromosome 5, ASM3175591v1 genome segment GatgcttaattttgttttatgattttatatgtaattatatctaaaatgaaaaaaatcccACCTAttttattgaccaaaaaaaaaaaaaaaagaagaaaaaaatctcACATTTCTTTTAATTCGGGTTTTAATTTACATACATCCCCCTTGAAACACATTGAAAGCTACTCACGTACCACCACGTGATCAAACATATTTCTTTGTTGAACaactagaagaaaaataaaacactcaATTTTTATTCTTAAGTACGGGGACCTATGCCAAGAATATTGCCTTCTAGAAATAAGAAATATCTGATTCGGTAGGGGAATTTAGTTAATCCcagataaataagaaaaaacaatgaaataatgaaatatttaagaaataattattttttgggctaaaaattgatttattattactgtttctaTCAATGGTATTTCCAAATCATGATTAGGTAGGGGGATTTAGTTAATCCGATAGGAACAGAACTCCAAGTTGAATGCCCCATTCGTCCAAGTCCCAATCAGTGGCATATTGTAATTATGTACAATACTGGTGTCATTCAACGCGCACGCCCACATATAACCCCTCGATCTCACGAGTTTCCCAAGTTTGAATACCAGCCATTTGTTTTCGTCTTCCGTATTTTCCCGGTAAAATTACAACTGGAGCAAGGAATAAACCATATGAAATGTCCAGAATATCCCTATCCGTTCCTAAAATTCTATACCCTTTTTTGCTCTTCGTCCTCATCTCCATACCCTTGGATGTAATTTCCCAGTCTTCAGACACCGAACAATCCATCCTACTGAACCTGAAACAGCAATGGGGCAATCCACCGTCCATCCAGGCCTGGAGCTCATCAACGTCACCCTGCGATTGGCCGGAGATCAGCTGCACCGAAGGCATGGTCACCGAAATTTCACTCGCCGACAAAAATATAACGGAGAAAATCCCGGCGACAATCTGCGACCTCAAGAACCTCACTAAGCTGAACCTGACATGGAATTTCATCCCTGACGAATTTCCAAAAGCTCTATACAATTGCTCGAAGCTCCAAATCCTCGACCTTTCACAGAACTATTTCGTTGGTCCACTTCCCGAAGATATCGACCGCCTTTCCTCTCTCCAATACTTGGATGTCGGCGGCAACAATTTCTCCGGCGATATCCCGGCGGCCATTGGAAATTTGACGGAGTTGAAAGAACTGCATATGTATCGGAATCTATTCAACGGCACGTTGCCCAGAGAGATTGGAAACTTGTCCAATCTTGAAGTTCTAAGCATGCCTTTCAACGAGCAGTTAGTGCCAGGTCCGATACCACCAGAATTGGGAAAATTAGAGAAATTGAAGTTCTTGTGGATGAAAAGGTCGAATCTGATCGGATTTATTCCAGAAGGTCTTACCAAGCTTCAGAGCCTGGAGCACTTGGATCTTTCAGGTAACAATCTGGCGGGTACAATTCCAAGCGGATTGTTCACGTTGAAGAATTTGAGGTGGTTGTATCTATTCAAGAACAGATTTTCTGGGGATATACCGAGAACAATTGAAGCTCTGAACTTGGAAGAGATTGATCTTGGTATAAACAATTTGACAGGTTCAATTCCAGAAGACCTCACAAAGCTACAGAATTTGACGATTTTGAGTCTGTTTTGGAACCAACTCTCTGGTCAGATTCCCGTGGGTTTAGGCCTGCTACCGAACCTGAAGAACTTTCGCCTTTTCCACAACAAATTGAATGGAACTCTGCCTCCGGAACTAGGCCTGCATTCGAAGCTCGAATCATTCGAGGTCGCCAACAATCAACTAATCGGTCAGCTACCAGAAAATCTATGTGCTAATGGAGTTCTGCAAGGAGTGATTGCATTCTCAAACAATCTTAGCGGGGAATTGCCTGAAGGGCTTGGGAATTGTAGCACTTTGAGAGCGGTTCAGCTTTACATGAACAACTTTTCTGGTGAGGTTCCTCCAGGCCTTTGGTTGACACTGAATTTGTCAAGCTTGATGCTGGGTGACAACTCTTTCTCCGGCCAACTTCCCAGCAAGTTAGCTTGGAATGTGAAGCGGCTCGAAATTAGTAACAACAGATTTTCTGGTGAAATTCCTGCCGGAATCTCTACTTGGGAAACTATGATCGTTTTCAAGGCTAGCAGTAATCTGTTCACAGGGCAGATTCCGATCGAATTGACGAGCCTTTCTCAGTTGACAACTTTATCTCTTGATGGTAATCAACTTTCAGGTGAATTACCTTCGCAAATAATATCATGGAAGTCTTTAAATACTCTGAATCTGTCAGGAAATGAACTGTCAGGCCAGATTCCAGTGGCTATTGGTTCTCTACCGGACCTCGATTATTTGGACTTGTCCATAAATCAATTGTCAGGTATAATTCCTTCTGAACTAGGCAATTTGAAGCTTAGCTACCTTGATTTGTCTTCCAACAAGCTTTCTGGGAAAATCCCGAGTGAGTTCGATAATCTCGCATACGGAAGCAGCTTCTTGAACAATTCCAATCTATGCTCCAATGGTCCATTTCTAGACCTTCCAAAATGTTACAGCAAACTCCATGTCTCCAAGAAGCTATCCTCCCCGGTCCTCGCCATCATTTTGATCCTTGTCATCGTCGTATTTCTAGCCACTGTTGTATTGACCTTCTACATGGTGAAAGAGTACCGAAGAAAGAAGCACAGCCAGGACCTGAAAACATGGAAGCTCACATCATTCCACAGATTGGATTTTACAGAATTCAACGTTTTAACGAATTTAACAGACAATAATATCATTGGATGTGGAGGATCGGGGAAAGTGTACCGGATAAGTACCAACCGTCAGGGTGAATATGTTGCTGTGAAAAGGATTTGGAACGACAGGAAATGGGATGAGAAGCTGGAGAAGGAATTCTTAGCAGAGGTTGAGATACTGGGCACAATCAGGCATTCAAATATCGTCAAGTTGTTGTGCTGCATTTCGAGCGAGAATTCGAAGCTCCTCGTATACGAGTATATGGAAAACCATAGCCTGGATAAGTGGCTTCATGGGAAGAGGAGAAAATCGACGTCAGGAATGACCGGTTTTGTTCCTCATGTTGTTTTAGACTGGCCAACAAGGATGCAGATTGCAACTGGGGCCGCACAAGGCTTGTCTTACATGCACCATGACTGCTCTCCCCCAATCATCCATAGGGACGTCAAGTGTAGCAATATCTTGTTGGACTCTGAATTCAAAGCAAGAATAGCAGATTTTGGGCTGGCAAAGATATCGACCAAGCATGGAGAACCTAACACCATGTCTAGTATTGCAGGCTCCTTTGGTTATATAGCCCCAGGTAtaacagctttttttttttttttttttttcaacggtttCTAAACATCCATTTTAGTTCAAAATCCATTTCGAAAAGCACTGACAAATTTTTCATGGTTTTTATCCAGAATATGCTTATACAACAAAGGTGAATGAGAAGATCGATGTGTACAGCTTTGGAGTTGTTCTCCTAGAACTGGCAACTGGAAAGGAAGCAAATAGCGGTGATGAGGACACTAACTTAGCGGAATGGGCGTGGCAGCATTACGGTGATGAAAAGCCCATTACAGATGCTTTGGACGAGGAGATTAAGAAACCCTGCTACTTGGAAGAGATGACAACTCTATTCAAACTGGGACTTATCTGTACAAGCACATTGCCATCGTCACGACCTACAATGAAAGAAGTTTTGCAGATTCTTCGTCGCAACGGTCCTTCAGAAGCTTACGAAATAAACAAGGTAGGGAGGGAGTTTGATGTTACTCCCCTCCTTGGCCTTGGCAATGCCAAGTACCTTGCTAGTTATAGACACAGCAAGAAGGTATCACATGAGGAGGATGACAGCTTGGAATTAAGCGTCTGACGTACTAAATTAGCTGCAAAGAAAATCCAATTTTCCATAACCATTGAGAAGGCAGCCcttcaatataatttttgttcTGGAAAATCATATTTGTATCCTCTGTATATTTTTTCTGGCCGATTATATAGGATTTGAAGTCTCAATTTTGCAGTCAATTCTCTCTCGTtcccaaaaaaatcaaataaaaatgatttcAGTTATCCAATCTGCATCATATGGGATGCTTATCCTTTCTCGAGTATTAATTCCAAAATCTGAGAAAAGCTACATTTGTTGGACTGTCTTGTCAGTACCCTTTTTTACAACTTAATCTTGTAATGGCCAACGAAAACACCCTGTAAACCATACTGGAAAGTAGGAAATATATGTTTCATTCTAGGGTAgctaaccaaaataaaatagcatCTCCTCCTTCAATCATCCTATAAGAGACCATATCAACAGcatcaaacaaatatatactgCAATCTGACTAGATCAAATTGTTTGTTATCagccaagaaaaaataaaaattaaaaaaaaattgtttgcacaagagagagagagagagacagattGCAAAAATGAACTGTTCATATATTGTATTACACTAGTGCAGTATACAGATTACAGACTACCACATTTGATGAGGGTCATCATGTCTAAAAGAGGAAGCAAGCCCTCTTAGAGCCTATTAAGTACTATTCATGATTTATCATTTTCCCAGTCAAATGGGACCTTTCATATAGAACTATCGAACTTCCCACATCCATATAGGCCTTAGCCACAAGTAAAAGAACAGTTCAAACGGCACTGGCCATCAAGTCTTCAAGCATCAGCATACTTCTTGTAGCTTCTTCGGTGCTAACGGCTTCAAAAGCATTGCACATCCCGCATCACCATACAATGAACCCACCAAGAAGTCCACAGGTCCTTGTGCGGCCCAACCTTCACTCCCAGTTGACAAGATGGCAGATGCATGTACAGTTGGAAACCATAATGAGAGCCAAAGCCAGCAATTTTGGTGCTTACCATGGTGCTAGCTCTCTTCTTCAAAACAATGACATTTAATGGTTCGCCTTCCAATTTCATGCCATTTACTTCAGATTTAACCTGCTATAAACAAGCCACACAACCGCAACAGACCAGCATAAAGATAAATGATTTGCATAAAAAGATTTCTGATTTGCATAAAAAGATTTCGAGTTTCAAGAACATGTCTTATTTCTGGCTTAGTATAGTTTCCGACCTATCTCCATCTTGAGAATTGCCAACATTCCCGATTGCAATATTTGGCTATGTAAAATACAAAAGCAGGTATAAACAACTAATTAGATTCCAACAAAAAATTGGAGCCACAAAATTTAAAGTAAGGATCGTGAATCTGAGCCTTAGACACAAAAACACAGGTTCTTAAGCACAGACACAGGAAACATTGCACGTATAGTGGTGCAGGACCTGCCACCACATATGCACAAGTTAGGAAATTGTGCAAAAACGATTGAACATTATGAAAATAATCatgtaagataaaataatagaCTCCCAATAGAAtacagcccaaaaaaaaaaatgcaagggGGGAACCTAACTAAGACTTCAAaggaagaagagaagaagaagagggggACGGGGGGAATGATAtctttattgattattattggGGGAAGGAAGGGGGAAGTACCCAAAATGACATGGAGGTGACAGACCAACTATTGTAAGTGCAAGgataaataacaacaacaattataatagtaattgaCAAAGATCAGTTGGGTTCAAAACCTCAGAAGCCATTTTGGAGAACCCCACTCAAGAAGCTCCTTTCTGAAAGCAAATCTGGATCTGATGTGCATACATCGCCCCCAAAGATCCCTGAGTCACTATCTCCAGAACGTCCAGCTTTCCCTGCCATATGCTACAATTTGTAATCCAAAGTCCTCAAACGGAGAAACTCACCTTGCAATTGAGGTTCCATGTGCTGGAGCTTGATTTGTACACACATTCATAATCCCTGCTGTATGATTGCATGGTTTGTTTAGTTCTTGATCAATATCAACAGCACCTTTTGTCCATCCAAGCAGTCTCCCAGTATAGGATTTACCTTTCACACTCATTGTGTCAACGAACAGCAGATCCTCCCCATTAAGTCCAATCTGATTTGTTCCCTTGAATTCTGAACAAGCAACTGCACATGAAGCTACTGATTCCATTTGATAATAAGGTTTCTCCACAAGGTCAAGAAGCTTTACCTTGTTGCCAACTCCTGGTAGACTATGCTCACTTACAGATGCCTGCTCTTCTAGGTTAATAGACTCGTGCATGGTGTTAACCATCTCAACATCATTCGCTAAGGTGCACTTTTCACTATCCAAGTGTCCAGATGACCTCATCTCTGAACTGCTATCCCTATCCACCATTGTTAGACTCTCTACTATAACCCTGTCATTGAAGCTAGTATGAGATGTTATACCAGACCTACTTGCACAACTTTCTGGTGAAGCAGACTCCGGCGGTTGTGGGCTAATAAAGGCCTGCTTCTCTGGCCTAGTTGACTTAAGATCCATAGTTTCTGAATCAGCTTTCCTCTTAGCATTTTTTTCAGCAGAACCAGACTGAAAACCTGAAGCCTCTTCACAACTTTTTTCAGCATCTAGGCTAACATGCCTTAACATTCGAGACCGTTTATGTCCATCAGGGAAGAGAAAAGCAGGAAGCTGCTTTCTACGAACATGTGAAACATAAATATCCATCCCAGGTTTCCAGAACATATACATGTTTATTTCTTGCCTGAACTCATCAACTGTTCCACGTATGTCGAATTGCTGGCCTTCTTGACCTCTCACTCCCTCTTTCCTCTGCAAACCCAAGAAGAAAGCAAAATTCGGACACGGCTTAGATGTGTCGGCATACTCATGTGGGTATGGATGGCACTGCAGCATACCATTTGTATCCCGCTCTATCTGAAGAGTGACAAATGGAAAGCATTAGAAGAAAAGAAGCATATTTACTGTTTTGt includes the following:
- the LOC107420912 gene encoding nuclear poly(A) polymerase 4 isoform X6 — its product is MVVKGWVKLLTRQRGYTDQMVEDANAVIITFGSYRLGVHGPGADIDTLCVGPSYVNREEDFFIVLHNILSEMEEVTELQPVPDAHVPVMKFKFQGISIDLLYASISLLVVPEDLDIANGSVLYDVDEQTVRSLNGCRVADQILKLVPNVEHFRTTLRCLKFWAKRRGVYSNVTGFLGGVNWALLVARVCQLYPSAIPSMLVSRFFRVYTQWRWPNPVMLCSIEENELGFPVWDPRRNPRDRFHHMPIITPAYPCMNSSYNVSISTLRVMMEQFNHANRITEDIELNKAQWSCLFEPYRFFEAYKNYLQVDIIAADAVDLLTWKGWVESRLRQLTLKIERDTNGMLQCHPYPHEYADTSKPCPNFAFFLGLQRKEGVRGQEGQQFDIRGTVDEFRQEINMYMFWKPGMDIYVSHVRRKQLPAFLFPDGHKRSRMLRHVSLDAEKSCEEASGFQSGSAEKNAKRKADSETMDLKSTRPEKQAFISPQPPESASPESCASRSGITSHTSFNDRVIVESLTMVDRDSSSEMRSSGHLDSEKCTLANDVEMVNTMHESINLEEQASVSEHSLPGVGNKVKLLDLVEKPYYQMESVASCAVACSEFKGTNQIGLNGEDLLFVDTMSVKGKSYTGRLLGWTKGAVDIDQELNKPCNHTAGIMNVCTNQAPAHGTSIAR
- the LOC107420911 gene encoding receptor-like protein kinase HSL1 gives rise to the protein MSRISLSVPKILYPFLLFVLISIPLDVISQSSDTEQSILLNLKQQWGNPPSIQAWSSSTSPCDWPEISCTEGMVTEISLADKNITEKIPATICDLKNLTKLNLTWNFIPDEFPKALYNCSKLQILDLSQNYFVGPLPEDIDRLSSLQYLDVGGNNFSGDIPAAIGNLTELKELHMYRNLFNGTLPREIGNLSNLEVLSMPFNEQLVPGPIPPELGKLEKLKFLWMKRSNLIGFIPEGLTKLQSLEHLDLSGNNLAGTIPSGLFTLKNLRWLYLFKNRFSGDIPRTIEALNLEEIDLGINNLTGSIPEDLTKLQNLTILSLFWNQLSGQIPVGLGLLPNLKNFRLFHNKLNGTLPPELGLHSKLESFEVANNQLIGQLPENLCANGVLQGVIAFSNNLSGELPEGLGNCSTLRAVQLYMNNFSGEVPPGLWLTLNLSSLMLGDNSFSGQLPSKLAWNVKRLEISNNRFSGEIPAGISTWETMIVFKASSNLFTGQIPIELTSLSQLTTLSLDGNQLSGELPSQIISWKSLNTLNLSGNELSGQIPVAIGSLPDLDYLDLSINQLSGIIPSELGNLKLSYLDLSSNKLSGKIPSEFDNLAYGSSFLNNSNLCSNGPFLDLPKCYSKLHVSKKLSSPVLAIILILVIVVFLATVVLTFYMVKEYRRKKHSQDLKTWKLTSFHRLDFTEFNVLTNLTDNNIIGCGGSGKVYRISTNRQGEYVAVKRIWNDRKWDEKLEKEFLAEVEILGTIRHSNIVKLLCCISSENSKLLVYEYMENHSLDKWLHGKRRKSTSGMTGFVPHVVLDWPTRMQIATGAAQGLSYMHHDCSPPIIHRDVKCSNILLDSEFKARIADFGLAKISTKHGEPNTMSSIAGSFGYIAPEYAYTTKVNEKIDVYSFGVVLLELATGKEANSGDEDTNLAEWAWQHYGDEKPITDALDEEIKKPCYLEEMTTLFKLGLICTSTLPSSRPTMKEVLQILRRNGPSEAYEINKVGREFDVTPLLGLGNAKYLASYRHSKKVSHEEDDSLELSV